The Cucumis melo cultivar AY chromosome 6, USDA_Cmelo_AY_1.0, whole genome shotgun sequence genome includes a region encoding these proteins:
- the LOC103483246 gene encoding C-terminal binding protein AN, translating into MSRNLRSSAAMSHRNNPKPLPLVVTLNCIEDCSLEQDCLAGVAVVEHVPLSRLADGKIESATAVVLHSLAYLPRAAQRRLHPCHLILCLGSADRSVDSALAADLGLRLVHVDTSRAEEIADSVMALFLGLLRRTHLLSRHTLSASGWLGSIQPLCRGMRRCRGLVLGIVGRSSSARALATRSLAFKISVLYFDVNDGKGKVSKPTATFPSAARRMDTLNDLLAASDLISLHCALTNDTVQIINAECLQHIKPGAFLVNTGSSQLLDDCAVKQLLIDGTLAGCALDGAEGPQWMEAWVKEMPNVLILPHSADYSEEVWMEIREKCVSILQAFFVDGVIPENAISDEDEDESEVNEVKEQSDGRGVEGTLQLAVVEQLTEDNHLSPESSQKKGLNLSPESSSQPQSSSLSQTTVTRSDGRRSRSGKKAKKRHTHQKSQQKDDSLLLEKESTSHREDDTAMSGTDQVLSSSSRFASPDESRNRKVPMESMQESTSDPSLKSKKKLGRKSINQLKDGYIVAIYARDRPAVHVSRQRVKGGGWFLDTMTDVTKRDPAAQFLVVFRNKDTIGLRSLSAGGKLLQINRRTEFVFASHSFDVWESWMLEGSLEECRLVNCRNPLALLDVRIEVLATVGDDGVTRWLD; encoded by the exons ATGAGCAGAAATCTCAGATCCTCCGCCGCAATGTCTCATCGGAATAACCCTAAACCCCTCCCTTTGGTTGTTACTCTCAACTGCATCGAAGATTGCTCGTTGGAACAGGATTGTTTGGCCGGCGTTGCTGTGGTGGAGCATGTTCCGCTTAGTCGTTTGGCCGACGGGAAAATCGAGTCGGCTACGGCTGTGGTTCTTCATTCGCTTGCCTACCTACCGCGAGCTGCTCAGCGCCGGCTTCATCCTTGCCATCTTATCCTATGTCTTGGTTCTGCTGACCGCTCCGTCGATTCTGCTTTAGCCGCGGATCTCGGTCTCCGTCTGGTTCATGTTGATACTTCTCGAGCGGAGGAGATTGCCGACTCTGTCATGGCGCTTTTCCTCGGATTGCTTCGCCGTACTCATCTACTCTCTCGCCATACGCTCTCGGCTTCGGGATGGCTTGGGTCTATCCAGCCTCTTTGCCGTGGCATGAGACGCTGTCGAGGATTGGTTTTGGGGATAGTTGGCAGATCTTCTTCGGCTCGGGCTTTGGCTACAAGGAGCTTAGCCTTCAAGATTAGCGTGCTTTATTTTGATGTCAATGAT GGAAAGGGGAAAGTGAGCAAGCCTACAGCAACATTCCCGTCTGCTGCTCGAAGAATGGATACTCTTAACGATTTGCTTGCTGCGAGTGATCTTATATCACTTCACTGTGCTCTGACAAACGATACAGTCCAGATTATCAACGCTGAATGTCTGCAGCATATAAAGCCCG GAGCATTTCTTGTTAATACTGGTAGCAGCCAGTTATTGGATGATTGTGCTGTGAAACAACTTCTAATTGATGGAACCTTGGCTGGCTGCGCTCTGGATGGTGCTGAAGGGCCACAGTGGATGGAAGCATGG GTGAAGGAAATGCCAAATGTTTTGATACTTCCACATAGTGCAGATTATAGTGAAGAGGTTTGGATGGAGATCAGGGAGAAATGTGTCTCCATATTACAAGCCTTCTTTGTTGATGGGGTAATTCCTGAGAATGCCATATCTGATGAGGATGAGGATGAAAGTGAAGTCAATGAGGTAAAAGAACAATCAGACGGTCGTGGTGTAGAAGGTACCCTTCAGCTTGCTGTTGTTGAGCAGTTGACCGAGGATAACCACTTAAGTCCAGAGAGCTCCCAGAAGAAAGGGTTGAATCTTTCACCTGAGTCATCCAGTCAGCCCCAGAGTTCCAGTTTATCTCAAACTACTGTTACCCGGTCTGATGGAAGACGCAGTAGGTCCGGCAAGAAAGCCAAGAAAAGGCATACACATCAAAAATCTCAACAGAAAGACGATTCTCTCTTGTTAGAAAAGGAAAGTACCTCTCACCGAGAAGACGATACTGCTATGAGTGGCACAGATCAAGTTTTAAGTTCAAGCTCTCGATTTGCTTCCCCTGATGAATCGAGAAACCGGAAAGTTCCTATGGAGTCTATGCAAGAATCTACCTCAGATCCATCACTTAAATCAAAAAAGAAATTAGGTAGGAAGTCTATTAATCAGCTGAAAGATGGATATATTGTAGCCATATATGCTAGAGATCGTCCTGCAGTCCATGTATCCCGACAAAGAGTTAAAGGTGGCGGTTGGTTTCTTGATACCATGACTGATGTTACAAAAAGAGACCCTGCTGCACAGTTTCTGGTTGTTTTTAGAAACAAG GATACGATTGGTCTTCGATCGCTCTCTGCTGGTGGGAAGTTATTGCAG ATAAATCGTAGAACGGAGTTTGTATTTGCTAGCCACAGTTTTGATGTTTGGGAGAGTTGGATGCTTGAAGGGTCTCTGGAAGAATGTAGGCTGGTCAATTGTAGAAACCCATTG GCACTTTTGGATGTGCGCATTGAAGTCCTTGCAACTGTAGGTGATGATGGAGTTACCCGCTGGCTAGATTAG
- the LOC103483249 gene encoding uncharacterized protein LOC103483249 isoform X2 → MSLKKDDSNSHDEPAAVKHVLRKKPKFSYTRDFLLSLSDLDVCKKLPSGFDKSIIAEFEEASYDRQRVPGALSLNSFRRNEYGSSPPSRAETSNYSRRIHGKREVHSSGRSDKDSDSQSDRDSVDSGWRYGDQSRRSSQGPEHDGLLGSGSFPRPSGFATAFSAPKVRANDQYQLNRSNEPYHPPRPYKAVAHQRGNTNDSYNHETFGSSEFTSEDRVEEEKKRRASFESMRKEQHKAFQESHKSNPVKQKDEFAVLMELDESKDDEKLLKTSSGFDESISIQTSKNDREKSFTSQSTVSRPLVPPGFATTVLEKNFATRSSVNPHLSEGKDDVDKCLQTKEEQMHNGIIENLEGKGSSEQMGRTEQYGKSSINASTNNTGEKIIDLFSAVDSSNKTTGIDILSHKKLLEVSERSAAVDFKTEKLPANTAIGEPSQVHSSSILEKLFGSAIKLDGGATNFIEHDNEMDDACSPQNAQSSKFARWFVDNDRKQEDNPSPKRSIDLLTMIVGGEKGGYDVSDVEHSEQSLPTVAFHGCESAESYITSSATSSNVAKPEPFHNKSKPEAVSAILTCEDVEQTLLSTVSGNDSALQPAEQTCIHSVADVKHPSVKSDDHASHHLLSLLQKGSSPLTSEYGDDGAYMGTAFHINKEESTHNISNPGKTLTLETLFGSAFMKELQSVGAPVSAQRGSSGSVKSDASESHGPTPDDGLLSNNEVRSSMINHDHGDQRQQNQPDIVRGHWLNLNGPRPESDSSHPLAKLGHRIGGPAEMPFPEEDSLIISDSMNFQNLISMGNSAKPQPPFSHNTQDNNAAMLNAAFKDERQSMGGLDGLPFSAKRETEMPHRKAPVHSSFSHLHPPQTNNVKLFHQFESHPPNMNSQGDLMLAEGIVHHDSPSNHQFVANMLRPPTSGLSGFDHSIHHPMMQQMQTSVNLPPQHLLQGLSRGVAPPMANRSLPLHHQSVRASAAPPQPNHQVTSLVDELNSMQGFHIGQRIPNIGGPRMPSPAPGNQPDAIQRLIQMGHRSNSKQIHPLSASGGHGQGIYGHELNMGYGYR, encoded by the exons ATGAGCCTCAAGAAGGATGATTCGAATTCACACGATGAACCTGCTGCAGTAAAGCATGTTTTGCGAAA GAAACCGAAGTTTTCTTACACGAGAGATTTCCTGTTGTCCCTGAGCGATTTGGATGTTTGCAAAAAGTTGCCGAGCGGTTTTGACAAATCAATTATCGC TGAATTTGAAGAAGCTTCATATGATAGGCAAAGAGTTCCTGGAGCTTTGTCTTTGAATAGCTTTAGGCGCAATGAATATGGATCATCACCACCCAGCAGGGCAGAAACGAGTAATTATTCTCGTCGCATACATGGAAAGAGGGAAGTTCATTCTTCTGGACGGAGTGATAAGGATAGTGATTCACAATCTGATAGGGATTCAG TGGATTCTGGGTGGCGGTATGGCGATCAGTCTAGGAGGTCTTCTCAGGGTCCTGAACATGATGGACTCCTCGGTAGTGGTTCCTTTCCTAGACCATCTGGATTTGCAACAGCATTTTCGGCACCAAAAGTTCGAGCAAATGATCAATATCAGCTCAACAGAAGCAACGAGCCATATCATCCACCTCGTCCTTATAAG GCTGTAGCCCATCAACGAGGGAATACTAATGATTCATACAACCATGAAACTTTTGGTTCTTCTGAGTTCACAAGTGAGGATAGGGttgaagaggaaaaaaagagaagag CTTCATTTGAGTCAATGAGGAAAGAACAGCATAAGGCATTTCAAGAAAGTCACAAGTCAAATCCTGTGAAGCAGAAAGATGAGTTTGCCGTCCTAATGGAGTTGGACGAGTCTAAGGATGATGAGAAATTATTGAAGACAAGCAGTGGTTTCGATGAATCTATCTCAATACAAACTTCAAAGAATGATCGTGAAAAATCTTTTACATCTCAGTCAACTGTATCTAGGCCACTTGTGCCTCCTGGATTCGCCACCACTGTGCTGGAGAAAAACTTTGCGACAAGGTCTTCAGTTAATCCTCATTTGTCGGAG GGCAAGGATGACGTTGACAAGTGTCTGCAAACCAAAGAAGAGCAAATGCACAACGGGATTATTGAAAATTTAGAGGGAAAAGGTTCATCAGAGCAAATGGGCCGCACTGAACAATATGGAAAATCCAGCATTAATGCTTCTACTAACAACACCGGCGAAAAGATTATTGATCTGTTTTCAGCTGTAGACTCGTCTAATAAAACAACTGGAATAGATATTCTATCACACAAGAAACTTTTAGAAGTTTCTGAGAGGAGTGCAGCTGTTGACTTTAAAACCGAGAAGTTACCCGCAAATACTGCCATTGGTGAACCAAGCCAAGTTCATTCATCTTCCATCCTAGAAAAACTTTTTGGCAGTGCCATAAAGTTAGATGGTGGCGCTACTAATTTTATTGAG CATGACAATGAGATGGATGATGCATGTAGCCCCCAAAATGCTCAATCATCTAAATTTGCTCGCTGGTTCGTGGACAACG ATAGGAAACAGGAAGACAACCCTTCACCTAAAAGGTCAATTGACTTGCTTACTATGATTGTTGGTGGAGAAAAGGGTGGGTATGATGTATCTGATGTGGAGCATTCTGAGCAATCACTGCCTACAGTTGCTTTTCATGGTTGTGAATCTGCGGAAAGTTACATCACATCAAGTGCAACATCATCCAATGTTGCGAAGCCTGAGCCATTCCATAATAAGAGTAAGCCAGAGGCTGTTTCTGCAATCCTTACCTGTGAAGACGTTGAACAAACACTGCTGTCAACAGTTAGCGGAAACGATTCAGCTTTGCAGCCGGCTGAGCAAACATGTATTCATTCTGTTGCTGATGTAAAACATCCATCTGTGAAAAGCGATGATCATGCATCGCATCACCTTCTTTCACTGTTACAGAAGGGTTCTAGTCCATTGACTTCAGAATATGGTGATGATGGTGCATATATGGGCACTGCATTTCACATTAATAAGGAGGAGAGCACTCACAACATTTCAAATCCGGGGAAAACATTAACTCTCGAAACGCTATTTGGGTCTGCCTTTATGAAGGAGCTTCAATCAGTTGGAGCTCCAGTCTCAGCACAAAGGGGTTCATCAGGATCTGTTAAAAGTGATGCTTCAGAGTCTCATGGTCCAACCCCAGACGATGGACTCTTGTCCAACAATGAAGTTCGGTCCAGTATGATTAATCATGATCACGGTGATCAAAGACAGCAAAACCAACCAGATATCGTTCGTGGACATTGGTTAAATCTGAACGGCCCTCGACCTGAATCGGATTCTTCTCATCCCCTTGCAAAGTTAGGACATAGGATTGGTGGACCGGCTGAAATGCCCTTTCCCGAAGAGGACAGTTTAATCATAAGCGATTCTATGAATTTTCAGAATCTCATTTCTATGGGCAATTCTGCTAAACCTCAACCACCTTTTTCGCACAACACACAAGACAACAATGCTGCAATGCTTAATGCTGCCTTCAAAGATGAAAGGCAAAGTATGGGGGGTCTGGATGGATTACCATTTTCAGCCAAGAGGGAGACTGAAATGCCACATCGGAAAGCTCCTGTTCATTCCTCTTTTTCTCATCTTCATCCCCCACAAACAAATAATGTCAAGTTGTTTCATCAATTTGAATCTCATCCTCCTAACATGAATTCTCAGGGAGATTTAATGTTGGCAGAAGGAATAGTTCACCATGACTCGCCATCTAATCATCAATTTGTAGCAAACATGCTTCGCCCTCCTACCTCTGGATTATCTGGATTTGATCATTCGATTCATCACCCAATGATGCAGCAGATGCAAACTTCAGTTAATCTTCCACCACAGCATCTATTACAAGGGTTATCTAGAGGTGTAGCTCCGCCCATGGCTAACAGAAGTCTTCCTCTACATCATCAGTCCGTCAGAGCTAGTGCAGCACCTCCACAACCCAACCATCAGGTTACTAGTTTGGTGGACGAACTCAATTCAATGCAAGGATTTCATATCGGTCAGCGTATCCCTAATATTGGTGGCCCCAGGATGCCCTCGCCAG CTCCTGGTAACCAACCGGACGCAATTCAGAGGCTTATCCAAATGGGACATAGATCAAACTCGAAGCAAATTCATCCTCTTTCAGCCAGTGGTGGCCATGGTCAGGGGATATACGGTCACGAGTTGAACATGGGTTACGGGTACAGGTAA
- the LOC103483248 gene encoding protein REVEILLE 6, with amino-acid sequence MNMSHFTGIDSVRTPTPSLRTAALPTSTSNSVAAFPVSEDASKKIRKPYTITKSRESWTEQEHDKFLEALQLFDRDWKKIEAFVGSKTVIQIRSHAQKYFLKIQKSGKSEHVPPPRPKKKASHPYPQKAPKNATTQHPGMYQPLSSPFEPRYIYIPDSAAGFGLPSPNATFSSWSCSPVQTIDVSQVPKVCGPTLAHSSSSESTPRTWKLGEISDQGNQSMRNRVMPDFAQVYSFIGSVFDPTVSGHIQRLRKMDPINLETALLLMQNLAINLISPEFEDHRKLISSYDEDMKKAKSGSLFNSLHNVRSDNTIISA; translated from the exons ATGAATATGAGCCATTTTACCGGTATTGATTCTGTTCGAACTCCGACTCCTTCACTAAGAACTGCTGCTCTACCTACTTCGACTTCTAATTCTGTTGCTGCCTTCCCGGTTTCGGAGGATGCGAGTAAGAAGATTCGAAAGCCTTATACAATTACCAAGTCGAGAGAGAGTTGGACGGAGCAAGAGCACGATAAGTTTCTTGAAGCTCTTCAATT ATTTGATCGTGACTGGAAGAAGATTGAAGCATTTGTTGGCTCAAAAACAGTTATCCAG ATTCGCAGTCATGCtcaaaaatattttctaaagATTCAAAAAAGTGGGAAAAGTGAGCATGTACCTCCTCCTCGACCAAAGAAGAAAGCATCTCATCCATACCCACAAAAGGCTCCTAAGAATG CGACCACTCAGCATCCTGGGATGTATCAACCCCTATCTTCTCCATTCGAACCAAGATATATTTACATTCCAGACTCAGCAGCAGGGTTTGGACTTCCTAGTCCAAATGCTACCTTCTCTTCTTGGAGCTGTAGCCCTGTGCAGACTATTGATGTGTCACAAGTACCCAAAG TATGTGGACCAACATTGGCACATAGTAGCAGTAGTGAGAGCACTCCACGGACATGGAAACTTGGAGAAATTTCTGACCAAGGAAATCAGAGCATGCGAAACAGAG TTATGCCGGATTTTGCTCAAGTTTATAGCTTCATCGGCAGTGTATTTGATCCCACTGTTTCGGGTCATATTCAGAGACTAAGAAAGATGGACCCAATAAATCTAGAGACG GCTCTGCTTTTAATGCAAAATCTTGCCATCAACTTGATCAGTCCAGAATTCGAAGACCAC AGAAAACTGATTTCATCATATGATGAAGACATGAAGAAGGCCAAATCTGGTAGCCTCTTTAACAGTCTACACAACGTCAGATCAGACAATACCATTATATCAGCTTAG
- the LOC103483250 gene encoding 50S ribosomal protein L5, chloroplastic — MASSSLLSSSTSSFHGHSPFFSVRFSAPVGCGNPSNVAQLAVRVKALASAGGAIVLVEKAEAEKVNRLKSNYIEKIVPLLMDEFSYSNIHQVPKIEKIVVNCGIGDAQQNAKGLDAAMNELASITGQRPVKTRAKKSIATFKIREGQPLGIAATLRGNVMYSFLDRLINLGLPRTRDFQGLNSSSFDGHGNYSIGIREQSVFPEIKFDTLGKPRGMDVCITTTAETDQEAQRLLALMGMPFRESAGAAAVMRKKKLKSHHFDSKSKGRARR, encoded by the exons ATGGCCTCTTCTTCACTGTTGAGCTCCTCTACGTCGTCGTTTCATGGCCATTCCCCGTTCTTCTCCGTCCGTTTTTCTGCCCCGGTTGGCTGCGGAAACCCTAGCAATGTAGCTCAATTGGCGGTGAGAGTTAAAGCATTGGCTAGTGCCGGTGGCGCTATAGTGCTTGTGGAGAAGGCAGAGGCCGAGAAGGTCAACCGGCTTAAATCCAATTACATTGAGAAAATCGTGCCGTTGCTTATGGACGAGTTCTCCTACTCTAATATCCACCAG GTCCCCAAAATTGAGAAGATAGTGGTGAATTGTGGTATTGGAGATGCCCAGCAGAATGCGAAGGGTTTGGATGCTGCAATGAATGAATTGGCATCCATTACCGGGCAACGACCTGTGAAAACACGTGCAAAGAAGTCCATTGCCACCTTCAAGATCAGGGAGGGTCAACCACTTGGGATTGCTGCAACCCTAAGGGGAAAT GTGATGTACTCTTTCCTGGATCGTCTGATCAACTTGGGGCTGCCCAGAACAAGGGACTTTCAGGGTCTGAACTCAAGTAGCTTTGATGGGCATGGAAATTACTCCATCGGTATCCGTGAACAGAGTGTGTTCCCAGAAATAAAGTTCGACACACTTGGCAAACCGAGGGGGATGGATGTTTGTATCACAACAACAGCTGAAACCGATCAAGAAGCTCAGCGACTCCTGGCTCTCATGGGAATGCCTTTCAGAGAGAGTGCTGGTGCCGCAGCTGTGATGCGGAAAAAGAAGCTAAAGTCCCACCATTTTGACTCCAAATCCAAGGGAAGAGCTCGGAGGTAA
- the LOC103483249 gene encoding uncharacterized protein LOC103483249 isoform X1, whose amino-acid sequence MSLKKDDSNSHDEPAAVKHVLRKKPKFSYTRDFLLSLSDLDVCKKLPSGFDKSIIAEFEEASYDRQRVPGALSLNSFRRNEYGSSPPSRAETSNYSRRIHGKREVHSSGRSDKDSDSQSDRDSVDSGWRYGDQSRRSSQGPEHDGLLGSGSFPRPSGFATAFSAPKVRANDQYQLNRSNEPYHPPRPYKAVAHQRGNTNDSYNHETFGSSEFTSEDRVEEEKKRRASFESMRKEQHKAFQESHKSNPVKQKDEFAVLMELDESKDDEKLLKTSSGFDESISIQTSKNDREKSFTSQSTVSRPLVPPGFATTVLEKNFATRSSVNPHLSEGKDDVDKCLQTKEEQMHNGIIENLEGKGSSEQMGRTEQYGKSSINASTNNTGEKIIDLFSAVDSSNKTTGIDILSHKKLLEVSERSAAVDFKTEKLPANTAIGEPSQVHSSSILEKLFGSAIKLDGGATNFIEQHDNEMDDACSPQNAQSSKFARWFVDNDRKQEDNPSPKRSIDLLTMIVGGEKGGYDVSDVEHSEQSLPTVAFHGCESAESYITSSATSSNVAKPEPFHNKSKPEAVSAILTCEDVEQTLLSTVSGNDSALQPAEQTCIHSVADVKHPSVKSDDHASHHLLSLLQKGSSPLTSEYGDDGAYMGTAFHINKEESTHNISNPGKTLTLETLFGSAFMKELQSVGAPVSAQRGSSGSVKSDASESHGPTPDDGLLSNNEVRSSMINHDHGDQRQQNQPDIVRGHWLNLNGPRPESDSSHPLAKLGHRIGGPAEMPFPEEDSLIISDSMNFQNLISMGNSAKPQPPFSHNTQDNNAAMLNAAFKDERQSMGGLDGLPFSAKRETEMPHRKAPVHSSFSHLHPPQTNNVKLFHQFESHPPNMNSQGDLMLAEGIVHHDSPSNHQFVANMLRPPTSGLSGFDHSIHHPMMQQMQTSVNLPPQHLLQGLSRGVAPPMANRSLPLHHQSVRASAAPPQPNHQVTSLVDELNSMQGFHIGQRIPNIGGPRMPSPAPGNQPDAIQRLIQMGHRSNSKQIHPLSASGGHGQGIYGHELNMGYGYR is encoded by the exons ATGAGCCTCAAGAAGGATGATTCGAATTCACACGATGAACCTGCTGCAGTAAAGCATGTTTTGCGAAA GAAACCGAAGTTTTCTTACACGAGAGATTTCCTGTTGTCCCTGAGCGATTTGGATGTTTGCAAAAAGTTGCCGAGCGGTTTTGACAAATCAATTATCGC TGAATTTGAAGAAGCTTCATATGATAGGCAAAGAGTTCCTGGAGCTTTGTCTTTGAATAGCTTTAGGCGCAATGAATATGGATCATCACCACCCAGCAGGGCAGAAACGAGTAATTATTCTCGTCGCATACATGGAAAGAGGGAAGTTCATTCTTCTGGACGGAGTGATAAGGATAGTGATTCACAATCTGATAGGGATTCAG TGGATTCTGGGTGGCGGTATGGCGATCAGTCTAGGAGGTCTTCTCAGGGTCCTGAACATGATGGACTCCTCGGTAGTGGTTCCTTTCCTAGACCATCTGGATTTGCAACAGCATTTTCGGCACCAAAAGTTCGAGCAAATGATCAATATCAGCTCAACAGAAGCAACGAGCCATATCATCCACCTCGTCCTTATAAG GCTGTAGCCCATCAACGAGGGAATACTAATGATTCATACAACCATGAAACTTTTGGTTCTTCTGAGTTCACAAGTGAGGATAGGGttgaagaggaaaaaaagagaagag CTTCATTTGAGTCAATGAGGAAAGAACAGCATAAGGCATTTCAAGAAAGTCACAAGTCAAATCCTGTGAAGCAGAAAGATGAGTTTGCCGTCCTAATGGAGTTGGACGAGTCTAAGGATGATGAGAAATTATTGAAGACAAGCAGTGGTTTCGATGAATCTATCTCAATACAAACTTCAAAGAATGATCGTGAAAAATCTTTTACATCTCAGTCAACTGTATCTAGGCCACTTGTGCCTCCTGGATTCGCCACCACTGTGCTGGAGAAAAACTTTGCGACAAGGTCTTCAGTTAATCCTCATTTGTCGGAG GGCAAGGATGACGTTGACAAGTGTCTGCAAACCAAAGAAGAGCAAATGCACAACGGGATTATTGAAAATTTAGAGGGAAAAGGTTCATCAGAGCAAATGGGCCGCACTGAACAATATGGAAAATCCAGCATTAATGCTTCTACTAACAACACCGGCGAAAAGATTATTGATCTGTTTTCAGCTGTAGACTCGTCTAATAAAACAACTGGAATAGATATTCTATCACACAAGAAACTTTTAGAAGTTTCTGAGAGGAGTGCAGCTGTTGACTTTAAAACCGAGAAGTTACCCGCAAATACTGCCATTGGTGAACCAAGCCAAGTTCATTCATCTTCCATCCTAGAAAAACTTTTTGGCAGTGCCATAAAGTTAGATGGTGGCGCTACTAATTTTATTGAG CAGCATGACAATGAGATGGATGATGCATGTAGCCCCCAAAATGCTCAATCATCTAAATTTGCTCGCTGGTTCGTGGACAACG ATAGGAAACAGGAAGACAACCCTTCACCTAAAAGGTCAATTGACTTGCTTACTATGATTGTTGGTGGAGAAAAGGGTGGGTATGATGTATCTGATGTGGAGCATTCTGAGCAATCACTGCCTACAGTTGCTTTTCATGGTTGTGAATCTGCGGAAAGTTACATCACATCAAGTGCAACATCATCCAATGTTGCGAAGCCTGAGCCATTCCATAATAAGAGTAAGCCAGAGGCTGTTTCTGCAATCCTTACCTGTGAAGACGTTGAACAAACACTGCTGTCAACAGTTAGCGGAAACGATTCAGCTTTGCAGCCGGCTGAGCAAACATGTATTCATTCTGTTGCTGATGTAAAACATCCATCTGTGAAAAGCGATGATCATGCATCGCATCACCTTCTTTCACTGTTACAGAAGGGTTCTAGTCCATTGACTTCAGAATATGGTGATGATGGTGCATATATGGGCACTGCATTTCACATTAATAAGGAGGAGAGCACTCACAACATTTCAAATCCGGGGAAAACATTAACTCTCGAAACGCTATTTGGGTCTGCCTTTATGAAGGAGCTTCAATCAGTTGGAGCTCCAGTCTCAGCACAAAGGGGTTCATCAGGATCTGTTAAAAGTGATGCTTCAGAGTCTCATGGTCCAACCCCAGACGATGGACTCTTGTCCAACAATGAAGTTCGGTCCAGTATGATTAATCATGATCACGGTGATCAAAGACAGCAAAACCAACCAGATATCGTTCGTGGACATTGGTTAAATCTGAACGGCCCTCGACCTGAATCGGATTCTTCTCATCCCCTTGCAAAGTTAGGACATAGGATTGGTGGACCGGCTGAAATGCCCTTTCCCGAAGAGGACAGTTTAATCATAAGCGATTCTATGAATTTTCAGAATCTCATTTCTATGGGCAATTCTGCTAAACCTCAACCACCTTTTTCGCACAACACACAAGACAACAATGCTGCAATGCTTAATGCTGCCTTCAAAGATGAAAGGCAAAGTATGGGGGGTCTGGATGGATTACCATTTTCAGCCAAGAGGGAGACTGAAATGCCACATCGGAAAGCTCCTGTTCATTCCTCTTTTTCTCATCTTCATCCCCCACAAACAAATAATGTCAAGTTGTTTCATCAATTTGAATCTCATCCTCCTAACATGAATTCTCAGGGAGATTTAATGTTGGCAGAAGGAATAGTTCACCATGACTCGCCATCTAATCATCAATTTGTAGCAAACATGCTTCGCCCTCCTACCTCTGGATTATCTGGATTTGATCATTCGATTCATCACCCAATGATGCAGCAGATGCAAACTTCAGTTAATCTTCCACCACAGCATCTATTACAAGGGTTATCTAGAGGTGTAGCTCCGCCCATGGCTAACAGAAGTCTTCCTCTACATCATCAGTCCGTCAGAGCTAGTGCAGCACCTCCACAACCCAACCATCAGGTTACTAGTTTGGTGGACGAACTCAATTCAATGCAAGGATTTCATATCGGTCAGCGTATCCCTAATATTGGTGGCCCCAGGATGCCCTCGCCAG CTCCTGGTAACCAACCGGACGCAATTCAGAGGCTTATCCAAATGGGACATAGATCAAACTCGAAGCAAATTCATCCTCTTTCAGCCAGTGGTGGCCATGGTCAGGGGATATACGGTCACGAGTTGAACATGGGTTACGGGTACAGGTAA